In Prevotella sp. oral taxon 475, one DNA window encodes the following:
- a CDS encoding Mrp/NBP35 family ATP-binding protein, translated as MTLYPKLITDVLATVMYPGTKKNLIESGMLADDVRIDGMKVSFTLLFPKETDPFLKSTLKATEAALHYHISKDIEVEIKTEFASKPRPEVGKLLPQVKNIIAVSSGKGGVGKSTVSANLAIALAKLGYRVGLLDADVFGPSMPKMFDVEGARPYATQIDGRDLIEPVEKYGVKLLSIGFFVGKETATLWRGSMASNALKQLIADANWGELDFFILDTPPGTSDIHLTLLQTLAITGAVIVSTPQDVALADARKGIDMYRNEKVNVPILGLIENMAWFTPAELPENRYYLFGREGCKRLAEEMHVPLLAQIPIVQSICENGDQGTPAALDVETMTGQAFINLAQAVVTVTNRRNKEQAPTQIVQVNR; from the coding sequence ATAACATTATATCCGAAACTGATTACAGATGTCTTGGCCACGGTGATGTATCCGGGTACGAAGAAAAACCTGATCGAGAGCGGCATGTTGGCAGACGATGTGCGCATCGACGGGATGAAGGTGAGCTTCACATTGCTCTTTCCCAAAGAGACCGATCCTTTTCTCAAGTCTACCCTCAAAGCCACTGAGGCAGCCCTGCACTATCACATCAGCAAAGACATCGAGGTGGAAATCAAAACCGAATTCGCCTCGAAACCCCGGCCCGAGGTGGGCAAACTCCTGCCGCAGGTGAAGAATATCATCGCCGTGAGTTCGGGAAAGGGGGGCGTAGGAAAGAGCACCGTCTCGGCCAATTTGGCCATTGCACTGGCCAAACTGGGCTATCGGGTGGGACTGTTGGATGCCGATGTCTTCGGACCTTCTATGCCAAAGATGTTCGATGTGGAAGGAGCGCGCCCCTATGCCACGCAGATAGACGGCCGCGACTTGATCGAGCCTGTCGAGAAATATGGCGTCAAGCTACTCAGCATCGGCTTTTTCGTCGGCAAAGAGACGGCTACGCTATGGCGCGGCAGCATGGCTTCGAATGCGCTCAAACAGCTCATCGCCGACGCCAACTGGGGCGAACTCGACTTCTTTATCCTCGACACACCGCCGGGAACCAGCGATATACACCTCACACTCTTGCAGACGCTCGCCATTACGGGAGCGGTGATTGTGAGTACGCCGCAAGATGTGGCTCTGGCCGATGCACGAAAAGGTATCGATATGTACCGCAACGAGAAGGTGAACGTGCCCATTCTCGGCCTCATCGAGAATATGGCTTGGTTCACTCCTGCCGAATTGCCCGAGAATCGCTACTATCTCTTCGGGCGAGAGGGCTGCAAACGTTTGGCCGAAGAGATGCATGTGCCCCTCTTGGCGCAGATTCCTATCGTGCAAAGCATCTGTGAGAACGGTGATCAAGGTACGCCTGCCGCACTCGATGTGGAAACGATGACAGGACAGGCGTTCATCAATCTGGCGCAAGCAGTGGTCACTGTCACCAACAGACGTAACAAAGAGCAGGCTCCAACGCAGATTGTGCAGGTGAATCGATAG
- a CDS encoding SusC/RagA family TonB-linked outer membrane protein produces MKLFSLFLSFLAVVCPLDGAAQTGLEVPKRLAPVAKDSLLTGQSQAIIRKTLDGWSNKGLILNPLDALNGRLPGVNVSRGGDQRQAMLNSVRVRGTTSLTGGNDPLVVIDGVSSDIATLSTIYPADILSFKVLKNASETAQYGSRGASGVILVTTVQGLKGQFRISYDGNIGFESVYKNLEMLDREGYISTARTRGLSYNDGGEDNDFPAAITRTGFIQNHHLAFTGGNEQANYRASVSIMEHQMPVKANEYRNFTAKFDLMQQAFDHWLTINFGVFGSSLANKKIFDTQRLFYSAASQNPTFSAHRNASGGWDVNTLASQIAHPMALLLQKDDERGLNLNTHVTFDFALAKHLTAKIFGSYSYNSMENAQFQPTWTEAHGRAYRRESKMEDLLGSFQLVYHRTWGVHALAFTAHSEYQKSRRQNFYTTVRGFVNNDYGYNNLMAGNIHPYGGTGSGYESPSLASLMGHLNYTLLDRYVASLSLRADGSSLVGDNNTWGYFPSVGLEWNVQQEPWLRNLRHCNLLKLRTSYGRSGNLGGITAYNALYALMPNGVVPYYGVPTVTQGLLKNVNPNLKWETRSSFNIGLEAGLFDNRLHLYAEYYASKTTDMLYNYDVSVPPFAFNKLFANIGSMSNSGFELGLGVDLIRKHDLELSVNLNLSMQKNRLLSLSGKYGDEYLSSPDITPVGSLNGAGMHGGHNNIVYQIVGQPLGVFYLPHCTGLEQAPDGSYRYVCADLDHNGRINLEDGGDRYVAGQAVPKASLGSNISFRYRHWDVAIQLNGAFGHKIYNGTSLTYMNMGSFPDYNVLAEAPTRNIKDQTATDYWLEPGDYLNFDYLTVGYNLPVVSRYISALRLSFSVNNLATLTAYSGLTPIINSHVVNNTLGIDDKRSYPPYRSFSLGMSIQF; encoded by the coding sequence ATGAAGTTGTTCTCCCTTTTTCTCAGTTTCTTGGCAGTCGTTTGTCCTCTCGATGGAGCGGCACAGACGGGTTTGGAGGTTCCGAAAAGGCTCGCTCCCGTGGCGAAAGACAGTCTGTTGACAGGTCAATCTCAGGCGATCATCCGAAAAACCCTTGACGGTTGGAGCAACAAAGGGCTCATTCTGAATCCTCTCGACGCCTTAAACGGTCGACTTCCGGGTGTGAACGTGTCGCGCGGAGGCGACCAACGGCAGGCCATGCTCAACAGTGTGCGGGTGCGCGGAACGACTTCTCTCACCGGCGGAAACGACCCTTTGGTGGTGATCGATGGCGTTTCGAGCGATATTGCCACGCTGTCTACCATCTATCCGGCCGACATTCTGTCGTTCAAAGTGTTGAAAAATGCTTCGGAAACGGCTCAATACGGTTCGCGAGGGGCATCGGGCGTCATCCTCGTTACGACCGTTCAAGGACTGAAAGGGCAGTTTCGCATCTCTTACGACGGAAATATCGGCTTCGAATCGGTGTATAAAAACCTCGAGATGTTGGACCGAGAGGGATATATTTCGACAGCTCGAACGCGGGGATTGAGCTATAACGACGGTGGTGAAGACAACGATTTCCCCGCCGCCATCACCCGAACAGGTTTCATTCAGAACCATCATCTGGCCTTTACAGGTGGCAATGAACAAGCCAACTACCGTGCCTCGGTGAGCATTATGGAACATCAAATGCCGGTGAAAGCCAACGAATATCGCAATTTTACAGCAAAATTCGATCTCATGCAGCAGGCTTTCGACCATTGGCTCACCATCAACTTCGGCGTGTTCGGCTCGTCCTTGGCCAACAAAAAGATATTCGACACGCAGAGGTTGTTCTACTCTGCCGCCTCGCAAAACCCCACTTTCTCTGCTCATCGCAACGCTTCGGGCGGCTGGGATGTCAACACGCTGGCCTCACAAATTGCCCATCCGATGGCTCTTTTGCTACAAAAGGACGACGAACGGGGGCTGAACCTCAACACACACGTCACGTTTGACTTTGCCTTGGCCAAGCATCTGACCGCCAAAATCTTCGGTTCTTATTCTTATAACTCGATGGAGAACGCGCAATTTCAACCCACCTGGACCGAAGCACACGGCAGAGCTTATCGCCGAGAGTCAAAGATGGAAGACCTCTTGGGCAGCTTTCAGCTCGTCTATCACCGCACATGGGGCGTTCATGCCTTAGCGTTTACCGCCCATTCGGAGTATCAGAAGAGTCGACGGCAGAACTTTTACACCACCGTTCGCGGCTTTGTCAATAACGATTACGGCTATAACAACCTCATGGCAGGCAACATTCATCCTTACGGAGGTACGGGAAGCGGATACGAATCGCCGTCGCTCGCCTCGCTGATGGGGCATTTGAACTATACGTTGCTGGACCGTTATGTGGCATCCTTGAGTCTTCGGGCCGATGGTTCTTCATTAGTGGGCGACAACAACACCTGGGGTTATTTTCCGTCGGTTGGCCTTGAGTGGAACGTTCAGCAAGAGCCTTGGCTACGAAACCTGCGACATTGCAACCTCCTCAAACTGAGAACAAGCTACGGACGATCGGGAAATCTCGGCGGAATCACGGCCTACAATGCTCTCTATGCTTTGATGCCCAACGGCGTTGTGCCTTATTATGGCGTGCCAACGGTAACGCAAGGCCTGCTGAAGAACGTCAATCCCAATCTGAAATGGGAGACTCGGAGTTCGTTTAACATCGGTCTTGAAGCCGGACTCTTCGATAACCGACTGCATCTCTATGCCGAATACTATGCATCAAAGACCACAGACATGCTCTATAACTATGATGTAAGTGTGCCTCCGTTTGCTTTCAACAAGCTGTTTGCCAACATCGGAAGCATGAGTAACAGTGGTTTCGAACTGGGATTAGGGGTAGATCTGATTCGCAAACACGACCTGGAACTCAGCGTAAACCTCAATCTCTCGATGCAAAAGAACCGATTGCTCTCGCTCAGCGGCAAGTATGGCGACGAGTATCTCTCATCGCCCGATATCACACCGGTGGGTTCTCTCAATGGTGCCGGCATGCATGGAGGGCACAACAACATTGTTTATCAAATCGTAGGTCAGCCGCTTGGCGTGTTCTATCTTCCTCATTGCACCGGTTTAGAGCAAGCCCCCGATGGGTCTTATCGGTATGTTTGCGCCGATTTAGACCACAACGGACGTATCAATCTCGAAGATGGCGGCGACCGATATGTGGCCGGACAAGCCGTTCCAAAGGCTTCATTGGGATCGAACATCAGCTTTCGATACCGCCATTGGGATGTAGCCATCCAGCTGAACGGGGCTTTCGGGCATAAGATTTACAACGGAACGTCGCTCACCTACATGAATATGGGCAGTTTTCCCGACTATAACGTACTGGCAGAGGCCCCGACACGCAATATCAAAGACCAAACTGCCACTGACTATTGGCTTGAACCGGGCGACTATCTCAACTTCGATTACCTCACCGTGGGCTACAATCTGCCCGTCGTTTCGCGTTATATCAGTGCGCTGCGACTTTCTTTCAGCGTCAACAATCTGGCTACACTCACTGCCTACAGCGGACTAACGCCCATCATCAACAGTCATGTGGTGAACAACACGTTAGGCATCGACGACAAGCGTTCTTACCCTCCCTACCGCTCTTTCTCGCTTGGCATGAGCATACAGTTCTGA
- a CDS encoding 4Fe-4S binding protein, whose amino-acid sequence MRKGLAKHGFSFLVCLLVMVAAAVHKERKLMGYELTSQQPNGKTTQTPDTMRTLADGRVVIYTAPLAKDVQGYAGPVPLEIYLKEGKVQKVVALENSETPDFFEMAAELLPLWQGKTTEEALNLQVDAVSGATFSSKALIAAVQRGLQYAQKKAHRPSLWQQIDRSPAALAALVVVLLGAIVPLFSRNKRYRTVQKVLNVVVLGFWTGTFISYSLIVSYVSNGVNLWTALVPVVMLITAFIYPFFGKKNYYCTHLCPCGSLQDLTGKIHHRKWKIGLRTERRLERFRKWLWGVLMLLLITNVWASWMNYEMFVAFILQSASWIVIVWALLFIVLSVWVPRPYCRFVCPTGTLFKLAQKIK is encoded by the coding sequence ATGAGAAAAGGATTGGCAAAGCATGGGTTCAGTTTCCTGGTCTGCCTGTTGGTGATGGTGGCAGCGGCTGTTCATAAGGAACGAAAGTTGATGGGCTACGAACTCACGAGCCAACAACCCAACGGGAAAACAACCCAAACACCCGACACGATGCGAACACTGGCTGACGGGCGAGTGGTGATCTACACCGCACCGCTGGCAAAAGATGTGCAGGGATATGCCGGACCGGTGCCGTTGGAGATCTATCTCAAAGAGGGAAAGGTGCAAAAGGTGGTGGCGTTGGAGAATAGTGAGACGCCCGATTTTTTCGAAATGGCTGCAGAACTCTTGCCTCTTTGGCAAGGAAAAACCACGGAAGAGGCTCTGAACCTGCAGGTAGACGCGGTGAGCGGAGCCACTTTCTCGTCTAAAGCCTTGATTGCTGCTGTGCAAAGAGGACTGCAATATGCACAGAAAAAAGCCCATCGGCCCAGTCTTTGGCAACAGATCGATCGCTCGCCGGCGGCTCTTGCTGCCCTCGTTGTGGTGTTGCTGGGAGCCATCGTTCCCCTTTTTAGTCGAAACAAACGCTATCGCACGGTGCAGAAGGTACTCAACGTGGTGGTGTTGGGCTTCTGGACGGGCACCTTTATCTCCTATTCGCTCATCGTGAGTTATGTGTCCAACGGTGTCAATCTCTGGACTGCTCTCGTGCCGGTGGTGATGTTGATCACGGCTTTTATCTATCCGTTTTTCGGAAAGAAAAATTATTATTGCACACATCTCTGTCCCTGCGGCTCATTGCAGGATTTAACAGGGAAGATACACCACCGGAAGTGGAAGATCGGCCTGCGAACGGAACGCCGACTGGAACGTTTCCGCAAATGGCTTTGGGGCGTGCTGATGTTGCTTCTCATCACGAACGTGTGGGCCTCGTGGATGAATTACGAGATGTTTGTGGCCTTTATCCTCCAGTCGGCCTCGTGGATTGTCATCGTATGGGCCCTGCTTTTTATCGTGCTCTCGGTGTGGGTGCCCCGTCCCTACTGTCGTTTCGTGTGCCCGACGGGCACGCTTTTTAAGTTGGCGCAGAAGATCAAGTAG
- a CDS encoding TonB-dependent siderophore receptor: MKKIISLSGLTLLLAMPIAAQTAAPDSATTMKEQTLANVTITSRKATTRSLKGAINGKEILRDELFKAACCNLGESFVTNPSVDVNYSDATTGAKQVKLLGLSGTYVQMLTENLPNFRGAALPYGLGYVPGSWMKSMQVSKGNSSVKNGYEAITGQINVEYVKPEDDKGLSINLYGSTMGKFEANADGNLHINGDKNLSTEILAHVENNWSHHDGNSDGFQDDPQIKQYNLQNRWFWKRGNYILHTGLSLLKEDRTSGQTHKGQALFGGLSPYRIEINTNRYEGYMKHALILNAAHGTNLAFMGNVSLHQQDARYGIKEYDVNEKNAYASLIFETDFTPSHNLSAGLSLNHDALRQSLSLPQGVVPSVYGNLYPIERALESETTPGAYVQYTYSMNHHFVAMAGLRVDHSNVYGTFFTPRFHLKWMPSDLLTIRLSAGKGYRSPHALAENNYLMASGRRLIIDDLRQEAAWNYGTSLSFLIPVGRQTLKLNADYYYTHFLEQTIVDYDTRPDELHITHLDGKSYSHTVQVDASYLLFNALELTAAYRYNLVKATYGGQLRWKPLQSRYKGLLTLSYKTPLGLWQFDATAVLNGGGRLPEPYTTPLGNPSWERHFSAYGQLNAQITRYFRHFSVYIGGENLTNYKQKNPIVGYNNPWGRAFEPTMIYAPVQGAMGYVGIRMNLGKRL; encoded by the coding sequence ATGAAGAAAATCATATCTCTATCTGGGCTAACGCTTTTGTTGGCGATGCCCATAGCAGCCCAAACGGCTGCCCCCGACTCTGCTACAACAATGAAAGAGCAGACGTTAGCAAACGTAACCATCACCTCTCGTAAGGCCACAACACGCTCACTCAAAGGGGCAATCAATGGCAAAGAGATTCTCCGCGACGAGCTTTTCAAGGCGGCTTGCTGCAATCTTGGCGAGAGTTTCGTCACCAATCCCTCTGTCGATGTGAACTATTCCGACGCCACAACGGGGGCAAAGCAAGTGAAATTGCTGGGCTTAAGTGGCACGTATGTGCAGATGTTGACCGAGAATCTACCCAACTTTCGAGGGGCAGCCCTACCCTATGGACTGGGATATGTTCCCGGAAGCTGGATGAAAAGCATGCAGGTGAGTAAGGGAAACTCCTCGGTCAAGAACGGATACGAAGCCATTACCGGACAAATCAACGTAGAATATGTGAAGCCAGAAGACGACAAAGGACTCTCGATCAACCTCTATGGAAGCACCATGGGCAAGTTCGAAGCAAACGCAGATGGGAACTTACACATCAACGGCGATAAGAATTTGAGCACCGAAATACTGGCGCACGTAGAAAACAATTGGAGCCATCACGATGGCAATAGCGATGGATTTCAAGACGATCCGCAGATAAAACAGTATAATTTGCAGAACCGTTGGTTTTGGAAACGGGGCAATTACATCTTGCACACAGGTCTGTCGCTCTTGAAAGAAGACCGTACAAGCGGACAAACCCACAAGGGCCAAGCACTGTTTGGGGGTCTTTCGCCCTACCGAATCGAGATCAACACCAACCGTTACGAGGGTTATATGAAGCATGCTCTTATCCTAAATGCAGCACACGGAACGAATTTGGCTTTCATGGGGAATGTTTCTTTGCATCAGCAGGATGCTCGTTATGGCATCAAAGAATATGATGTGAACGAGAAAAACGCCTATGCCTCGTTGATTTTTGAAACCGATTTCACCCCCAGTCACAACCTTTCTGCGGGCTTAAGCCTCAATCACGATGCGCTTCGGCAGAGCCTCTCGCTGCCCCAAGGCGTTGTTCCATCCGTCTATGGCAATCTTTATCCGATAGAAAGGGCCCTTGAGAGCGAAACAACACCAGGTGCATACGTGCAATATACCTACAGTATGAACCACCATTTTGTGGCTATGGCTGGTCTGCGGGTAGATCATAGCAACGTGTATGGCACCTTTTTCACCCCGCGTTTCCACCTGAAGTGGATGCCCTCAGACCTGCTCACGATCCGCCTTTCGGCAGGAAAGGGCTATCGAAGTCCACATGCACTGGCAGAAAACAACTACCTAATGGCATCGGGACGTCGTCTCATCATCGACGATCTCAGGCAAGAGGCAGCCTGGAACTACGGAACGAGCTTGAGTTTTCTCATCCCCGTGGGTCGACAGACGCTGAAGTTGAATGCCGACTATTACTACACGCACTTCCTCGAGCAGACAATCGTCGACTACGACACCCGTCCCGACGAGCTACACATCACCCATCTGGATGGGAAAAGCTATTCGCACACGGTTCAGGTAGATGCTTCCTACCTGCTGTTCAATGCTCTTGAGCTTACGGCTGCCTATCGTTACAACCTCGTGAAGGCCACTTATGGCGGACAGCTGCGGTGGAAACCGCTGCAAAGTCGTTACAAAGGGCTGCTCACACTCAGCTATAAAACGCCCTTAGGACTATGGCAGTTCGATGCAACAGCAGTGTTGAACGGTGGCGGAAGACTGCCAGAACCTTACACAACACCGCTGGGCAACCCCTCATGGGAGCGCCATTTCAGTGCATACGGGCAGCTGAACGCGCAGATCACACGCTATTTTCGCCATTTCTCGGTGTATATCGGGGGCGAAAACCTCACCAACTACAAACAGAAGAACCCCATCGTGGGCTATAACAACCCTTGGGGCAGAGCTTTCGAACCCACAATGATCTACGCACCGGTGCAAGGTGCAATGGGATATGTGGGCATTCGCATGAATCTTGGAAAACGATTGTAG
- a CDS encoding FMN-binding protein produces MKRILLGLLFALSAVPILTFLTSAVQHDEVLTTENGVTIINTTELTRDVKGFKGTTPVKIYIKNNKVIRVEALPNRETPKFFERAKAILAAWEGKPMAKAAKTEPDAVSGATFSSNALIKNVQAGLAYYKKKK; encoded by the coding sequence ATGAAAAGAATACTGCTTGGACTGCTCTTTGCTTTATCGGCGGTGCCCATTCTTACGTTTTTAACCAGTGCCGTGCAGCACGACGAAGTGCTGACAACCGAAAATGGTGTGACCATTATCAACACCACCGAGCTGACACGAGACGTTAAAGGATTTAAAGGCACAACGCCTGTGAAGATTTACATCAAGAACAACAAGGTGATTCGGGTGGAAGCGTTGCCCAATCGCGAAACACCCAAGTTCTTCGAACGGGCCAAAGCCATCCTCGCAGCTTGGGAAGGAAAGCCCATGGCTAAGGCTGCCAAGACCGAACCAGATGCCGTGAGCGGTGCCACGTTCTCGTCTAACGCGCTGATTAAGAACGTACAGGCCGGTTTAGCGTATTATAAGAAAAAGAAATAA
- a CDS encoding heavy-metal-associated domain-containing protein: MKKNIFSMVLSLFAIIATAKDVQTVVFTTTPQMHCANCEAKIKGNLRFEKGVKAIRTDVEAQKVYVSYDPKKTTEEKLQKAFEKFGYKATKTDQKAKIPTHEGEACKNM; the protein is encoded by the coding sequence ATGAAAAAAAATATTTTCTCGATGGTGCTCTCTTTGTTCGCCATCATCGCAACCGCAAAAGATGTTCAAACCGTTGTCTTTACCACCACTCCGCAGATGCATTGTGCCAACTGCGAGGCAAAGATAAAGGGTAATCTCCGCTTCGAAAAGGGGGTCAAAGCCATCCGAACCGATGTCGAAGCGCAAAAGGTTTACGTTTCTTACGACCCTAAGAAAACAACCGAAGAGAAACTTCAGAAGGCTTTCGAGAAGTTTGGTTATAAGGCTACGAAAACCGATCAGAAAGCAAAGATTCCCACACACGAGGGAGAAGCTTGCAAGAACATGTGA